A part of Acropora palmata chromosome 8, jaAcrPala1.3, whole genome shotgun sequence genomic DNA contains:
- the LOC141889888 gene encoding coadhesin-like, producing MIRGQTAVITFICVALIPFYFIARTVTRDGGFSEWSEWNQCSKACGEGIHSRTRNCTNPPPGYYGKTCLQIEPGSLEEEKEKCKVKECPIHGGFSEWKMSGECSATCGKDGVQKRIRSCSNPPPQYDGNKCEGPVEETQSCNVKPCPVNGGFSEWTDFSACDKTCGPGVKKRTRTCSNPPPANGGKNCEGPAEEVQDCNVAPCAIDGGFTEWTGFGKCSKNCGGGFQTRSRSCTNPIPANGGKDCQGVNEETKVCNLESCDEGQH from the coding sequence ATGATTCGAGGGCAAACAGCAGTGATAACTTTCATTTGCGTCGCTCTCATTCCATTTTACTTTATTGCACGGACGGTCACACGCGATGGGGGCTTTTCTGAGTGGTCCGAATGGAACCAATGTTCAAAGGCGTGTGGAGAAGGCATTCATTCAAGAACGAGGAATTGCACGAATCCTCCGCCTGGCTATTACGGGAAAACTTGCCTCCAAATTGAGCCAGGCAGTTTGGAAgaggagaaagaaaagtgCAAGGTTAAAGAATGTCCCATACATGGCGGTTTCAGCGAGTGGAAAATGTCGGGAGAATGCAGCGCGACGTGCGGAAAGGACGGCGTGCAGAAACGAATACGTAGTTGTTCCAATCCCCCGCCTCAGTATGATGGAAATAAGTGCGAGGGACCTGTAGAAGAAACTCAAAGTTGTAATGTTAAACCGTGTCCAGTAAACGGAGGATTCTCAGAATGGACAGATTTCAGTGCTTGCGACAAAACCTGCGGTCCAGGAGTTAAGAAACGAACAAGAACCTGCTCAAATCCACCCCCAGCCAACGGAGGCAAGAACTGCGAAGGGCCGGCAGAGGAAGTGCAGGACTGCAATGTTGCACCTTGTGCCATTGATGGAGGGTTTACAGAGTGGACGGGGTTTGGCAAATGCAGTAAGAACTGTGGTGGTGGATTTCAAACCAGGAGCCGTTCATGTACCAATCCAATCCCAGCTAATGGTGGAAAGGATTGTCAAGGGGTCAACGAAGAAACTAAGGTTTGCAATTTGGAATCTTGTGACGAAGGTCAACACTAG
- the LOC141890193 gene encoding uncharacterized protein LOC141890193, which translates to MVIMVSGGSDSWCRLWQGFKRLFPRSTTARVGKGIVTFASTDEELPLVYRPNLSVRDVCREAAIKAKIHPVSLDFFTLVSVDASGSQYLDPNKRLCEAECHQTYKFRLYVKACHVVELMDLDEGAFEYYFHQCREDFLSGKIHEFENDGQKGASRIRAILFEITYFAKQEGVCPKKIIDRLPSEVKKLCETGILQPYEHGEIKKYFKGKIELYHKINDVKEVKRQFITCLEKADDFFVYKLAFEEMTHNIGKRCDILVSAEFGIKKRRREDEANSQEYKDISIVQEFSEIEALDLNASHEVTIYRTNFGPERLKACSPQAADSLLSLIEGYYRLMVNQYKSLRLQGNEEKSESFCHGPISRLRAEYILKNSNKQDGLFLIRRGRECFYTYIISLYHGGDIKHFKIKKNRSEKSTTFALESDESRPFSSLSLLIEHYKHCKDGLPVNLTEICKPQTEGLSALLDRASLAPAPPDASLVDPSVLIPLNELKCETLPLSKGEFGELKKGSWRSPSFEGNLLDVVLRAVVKPVGRKSIVNFQGSMRTFLELKHHYLLQLYGITQTQRAFNFVFEFAERGLDDYIKAESVTSAGITKRKVLLYATQITEGMMFLHSKEIVHGRLNAHNVLLSSEECVKISDYGLLHLVENGQVFYASEQDRGHDYCWYSPNSLQLGKFTAKDDIWSFGMTLWEMLIMKKPYHCSLTHQILDKDQVLGRYVEQKFPNVERPNIPKKVGELIQSCWALTSEKRPDFQTILSVLRSDELVPEKEAMEKIHSVLSEIEDWEIPTLSNDQLELQMHTDDTEVSNADYSCLAGGQTQLNASGYARNLPGITLIPSASVFNTSIVRKESVSKTFSHPDLIRRIFGTEIFHVSEEASSCLLSSKTSPTRPSSCPPAIEASSKKSDGCPGRRSVPGESTAAREFDLVHNGDSPLPSCPFLSHLESQIGDFGEVIPMAPGTEELSETEYNTDDIDSDDGQDTGFCAEALAMRALGGIAVKASTSPSNSAQNVGSDEEHKTEMLGHDSPVHTLPRLFVQTLGSSTEENAGDNLDTFHHKASSIPDSQGTGSASPYAQIGFPQPVSDLRDQDENSDHFPIPRLESTNGYLTNMEASRSVHFETNIRDSGVIASSNVDAGLGQHDSSAMETTSAITEVLPFANSLCSKTADESLACFTNVRSRFFDGSASFFEFLPDVKEDDSCTLITDLQDDIDSNSSDLSSRDDAETSLCRMFESGRNRSVQENQSDNDKVLDPGFELDFTFEDCEIPPQLNVDNSSSEVDTQGIEPGHYLSEEKQMVFIDSSLEKIRQDLKDEKSSGHTVGDNTSSGPVGFLPGKLQDLPLVFDNGLESIEMVSLPLNNLSKECMMKATEALRFKDEMSSHEGLDLNFFEDTCSNDGCLLDGACEADSEIPSSIPETSPPNPDKVSKNESRKEIPSATDHPDGKKQLSMTVSKASNEKTSNGYKPTTEKEPILSTLSRLQSSEGIWPCSDLDPITLNAASEKKPLLDLNEIDEKLQIKYEELKIEKILGQGNFGNVRKATWVHYDSSNFRKKEEVAVKSLRNNRSDRNCSDFIKEIKNMVKLQSMTSGSHYVIKLRGVSQNKDETMLVTELAPLGALDTYLREKEGRLGTRGLLNFCVNISKGMAFLESHKMLHRDLAARNILVMTEELVKISDFGLSRHQEYYRLELKTNEEAFLPRKWYAPECLRRQSFTSKSDVWSFAVTMWEIFTSGSQPYKDVKGEDLLGYLEKGSRLPKPEKCPDKVFKVVQKCWKEDPQERPTFYLLEKDLQECFQDSTREPQL; encoded by the exons ATGGTGATTATGGTTAGTGGAGGTTCGGATAGTTGGTGTCGACTTTGGCAAGGTTTCAAAAGGCTATTCCCTCGATCGACTACCGCAAGAGTTGGTAAAGGAATCGTAACTTTCGCGTCAACTGACGAAGAGTTGCCGCTTGTTTATCGTCCTAACTTAAGCGTTAGG GATGTTTGCAGAGAAGCTGCCATTAAAGCTAAAATTCATCCAGTTTCCTTGGATTTCTTTACATTGGTGTCTGTGGATGCATCTGGCTCACAGTATCTCGACCCAAATAAAAGACTGTGTGAAGCTGAATGCCATCAAACCTACAAGTTCAGATTGTACGTCAAGGCTTGTCATGTGGTTGAACTTATGGACTTAGATGAAGGAGCTTTTGAGTATTACTTCCATCAG TGTCGTGAAGACTTCCTAAGTGGTAAGATacatgaatttgaaaatgatggcCAAAAGGGTGCTTCCAGGATTCGAGCTATTCTCTTTGAGATTACATACTTTGCCAAGCAAGAAGGTGTCTGCCCGAAAAAAATCATTGATCGTTT ACCAAgtgaagtaaaaaaattatgtgaaaCTGGCATATTGCAACCGTATGAACACGGTGAAATTAAGAAATACTTCAAGGGAAAAATTGAGCTATATCATAAGATAAATGATGTCAAAGAAGTAAAACGGCAGTTCATCACTTGCTTGGAGAAAGCTGATGACTTTTTTGTCTACAAGTTAGCTTTTGAAGAG ATGACTCACAACATTGGAAAGAGATGTGACATACTTGTGAGTGCTGAATTTGGCATAAAGAAAAGGAGAAGAGAAGATGAGGCAAAT AGTCAAGAATATAAAGATATATCCATAGTTCAAGAATTTTCTGAAATTGAAGCTCTAGACCTTAATGCTTCACATGAAGTCACCATCTATAGAACAAACTTCGGACCAGAG AGACTGAAAGCTTGTTCTCCTCAAGCAGCTGATTCTTTGCTAAGTTTAATTGAAGGATATTACAGACTTATGGTCAACCAATACAAATCATTAAGACTCCAAG GAAACGAGGAGAAAAGTGAATCGTTTTGTCATGGTCCAATTTC GCGGCTCAGAGCCGAATATATAttgaaaaacagcaacaaacaagATGGACTGTTTTTGATCAGAAGGGGCAGGGAATGCTTCTATACTTACATCATTTCTTTGTACCACGGGGGTGACATTAAACATTTCAAGATTAAGAAGAACAGATcagaaaaatcaacaacatttGCGCTTGAAAGTGATGAGTCAAGACCTTTTTCCAGCTTGTCACTGTTGATTGAGCATTACAAACACTGTAAG GATGGACTCCCTGTGAACTTGACTGAAATCTGTAAACCGCAGACTGAAG GTTTGTCTGCTTTGTTGGATCGTGCTTCGCTGGCCCCTGCTCCTCCAGACGCGTCTCTGGTTGATCCATCTGTCTTAATCCCACTGAATGAGTTAAAATGTGAGACTTTGCCTTTGTCAAAG GGTGAGTTCGGAGAGTTAAAGAAGGGATCATGGCGGTCTCCCAGTTTTGAGGGAAATTTGTTGGATGTGGTTCTCCGAGCAGTGGTGAAGCCGGTTGGTCGGAAG aGCATCGTTAACTTTCAAGGATCCATGAGGACCTTTCTGGAATTGAAACATCATTATTTGTTGCAATTATACGGCATCACACAAACTCAGCGAgcttttaattttgtgtttgaaTTTGCCGAGCGTGGTCTGGATGACTACATCAAAGCAGAAAG TGTAACGTCTGCTGGCATCACCAAAAGGAAAGTTCTTCTTTATGCCACTCAGATTACAGAAGGAATGATGTTTCTTCACAGTAAA GAAATCGTTCACGGTCGCCTTAATGCACATAATGTGCTCCTCTCTTCGGAGGAATGCGTCAAGATCAGTGATTATGGTTTGTTACATTTGGTGGAGAATGGACAGGTATTTTACGCGTCTGAACAAGATCGCGG aCACGACTATTGTTGGTATTCGCCGAATTCCCTTCAGCTCGGGAAATTTACTGCCAAAGATGACATTTGGTCGTTTGGAATGACTCTATGGGAAATGCTTATCATGAAGAAACCTTATCACTGTTCTCTGACACATCAAATACTTGATAAAGACCAG GTGCTGGGAAGGTATGTGGAGCAGAAGTTCCCCAACGTTGAAAG GCCAAACATTCCTAAAAAAGTTGGCGAGTTAATTCAGTCGTGCTGGGCACTGACTTCAGAG AAAAGACCAGATTTCCAAACCATCCTTTCAGTTTTACGATCTGATGAACTGG ttcctGAAAAGGAAGCCATGGAGAAAATTCACTCTGTTCTAAGTGAAATTGAAGATTGGGAGATTCCCACACTCAGTAATGATCAGTTGGAGTTGCAAATGCATACAGACGACACTGAG gTCTCCAATGCAGATTATTCGTGTCTCGCGGGAGGCCAAACGCAACTCAACGCCAGTGGTTATGCGAGAAATCTGCCTGGAATTACATTGATCCCCAGTGCTTCTGTATTCAACACCTCAATAGTTAGGAAGGAAAGCGTGTCAAAGACTTTTTCGCATCCTGATCTTATTCGTCGGATTTTTGGGACTGAAATTTTTCACGTGTCCGAAGAAGCAAGTAGTTGCCTCTTGTCAAGCAAAACAAGCCCTACTAGACCTAGTTCTTGCCCTCCAGCTATCGAGGCATCTAGCAAAAAGTCCGATGGATGCCCCGGACGACGTTCAGTGCCCGGGGAATCAACAGCTGCTCGAGAATTTGACCTGGTTCATAATGGAGACAGTCCGTTGCCGTCTTGTCCATTCCTATCACACCTGGAATCGCAAATTGGGGACTTTGGTGAAGTGATCCCCATGGCACCAGGAACAGAAGAGTTAAGTGAGACGGAATATAACACGGATGACATTGATAGCGATGATGGACAGGACACGGGGTTCTGTGCAGAGGCACTTGCCATGAGAGCTCTTGGAGGAATTGCAGTGAAGGCTTCTACATCTCCTTCAAATTCTGCTCAGAATGTTGGTTCTGATGAAGAACACAAAACGGAAATGCTTGGTCATGACTCGCCAGTCCATACCCTGCCGAGGCTTTTTGTGCAAACTTTGGGTTCTTCTACCGAGGAGAACGCTGGCGATAACTTAGACACTTTCCACCACAAAGCATCCTCCATCCCAGACAGCCAAGGGACTGGATCAGCTAGTCCGTATGCCCAAATTGGTTTCCCACAACCAGTCAGCGATTTAAGAGACCAGGATGAAAACTCCGACCATTTCCCCATTCCTCGTCTGGAATCAACAAATGGTTATCTGACCAACATGGAAGCTTCAAGGTCTGTTCATTTCGAAACGAACATCCGCGATTCTGGAGTCATTGCATCGAGTAACGTTGATGCTGGCTTAGGCCAACACGACAGTTCTGCGATGGAAACTACTTCGGCAATAACTGAAGTTCTACCTTTTGCCAATTCGTTGTGTTCTAAGACAGCGGATGAGTCTTTGGCTTGTTTCACTAACGTACGTTCCAGATTTTTTGATGGAAGTGCCTCTTTCTTCGAGTTTCTGCCTGATGTCAAGGAAGATGATTCGTGTACACTGATCACAGATCTTCAGGACGACATCGACAGCAATTCTTCAGATTTATCTTCTAGAGATGACGCAGAAACCAGCTTGTGTCGGATGTTTGAGTCAGGGCGCAATCGTTCCGTCCAAGAAAACCAAAGTGATAATGATAAAGTCCTTGACCCTGGATTTGAGCTTGACTTCACCTTTGAAGATTGTGAGATTCCTCCGCAATTAAATGTGGACAACTCCAGCAGCGAAGTTGACACCCAAGGGATAGAACCGGGACATTATTTGTCagaggaaaaacaaatggttttcattgACTCTTCGCTTGAAAAAATAAGGCAAGATCTCAAAGATGAAAAAAGTAGTGGTCACACCGTTGGTGACAATACGTCAAGTGGGCCAGTTGGTTTCTTGCCAGGTAAGCTTCAGGATTTACCCTTGGTGTTTGACAACGGACTGGAGAGCATTGAAATGGTGTCATTGCCGTTAAATAACCTGTCAAAAGAATGTATGATGAAAGCAACAGAAGCCCTTCGTTTTAAAGACGAGATGTCAAGCCATGAAGGATTGGATTTGAATTTCTTTGAGGATACGTGCAGTAATGATGGATGCTTGCTTGATGGCGCTTGTGAGGCTGATAGCGAAATACCAAGTAGCATTCCTGAAACGTCACCACCGAATCCAGACAAAGTCAGCAAAAATGAAAGTCGTAAAG AAATTCCAAGTGCCACTGACCATCCTGATGGCAAGAAACAATTATCGATGACAGTTTCAAAAGCGAGCAATGAAAAAACTTCTAATGGCTACAAGCCAACGACGGAAAAGGAACCGATTCTATCCACACTTAGCCGGTTGCAATCATCAGAGGGAATCTGGCCGTGTTCTGATTTGGACCCCATCACACTGAATGCAGCATCGG AAAAGAAGCCACTCCTTGATTTGAATGAGATCGACGAAaagctgcaaattaaatacgAGGAGCTTAAGATTGAGAAGATTCTCGGCCAG GGAAATTTCGGGAATGTCAGAAAAGCCACGTGGGTTCACTACGACTCGAGCAATTTCCGAAAG aaagaaGAAGTGGCTGTCAaaagtttgagaaacaaccgCTCAGACAGGAATTGCAGtgattttataaaagaaataaaaaacatggTGAAACTGCAATCTATGACATCTGGCAGTCATTATGTAATAAAACTACGTGGTGTATCGCAAA ACAAGGATGAGACAATGCTGGTGACAGAATTGGCACCGCTTGGAGCTCTTGATACATATCTTCGAGAAAAGGAG GGTCGTCTTGGAACAAGAGGGTTGCTGAATTTCTGTGTGAACATTAGTAAAGGCATGGCATTTTTG gaaTCTCATAAAATGCTGCACAGGGATCTAGCTGCCCGGAATATCCTGGTTATGACAGAGGAACTTGTGAAAATAAGTGATTTTGGGCTGTCCAGGCATCAGGAGTACTATAGACTGGAACTGAAAACCAACGAAGAAGCTTTTCTTCCACGTAAATG GTACGCACCGGAGTGTTTACGCAGGCAAAGCTTTACCTCCAAAAGTGATGTTTGGAGTTTTGCTGTAACTATGTGGGAGATTTTTACCTCCGGTAGTCAACCTTACAAGGATGTCAAAGGCGAG GACTTGTTGGGATATTTGGAAAAGGGTAGTCGGCTGCCTAAACCAGAAAAGTGCCCTGACAAAGTCTTTAAGGTCGTGCAAAAATGTTGGAAGGAAGACCCTCAGGAAAGACCGACCTTTTACTTGTTGGAAAAGGACTTGCAGGAGTGTTTTCAAGACTCTACAAGAGAACCCCAGTTATAA